The following proteins are co-located in the Dehalococcoides mccartyi 195 genome:
- the aroF gene encoding 3-deoxy-7-phosphoheptulonate synthase gives MIIMKKDATPEELENVIAEVRRCGLKTDISKGEFRTIIGLIGDEKSIPFAYFSSLPGVKEARMVETPYKLISREYSNLWQAEGLTREIKVKDITIGGDEPVFIAGPCAVESKEALMKIAEGAKMAGAQILRGGVYKPRSSVHSFQGLGSAGKDEATEALSWLKEAGERFEMAVMTEIRGESQADLVAEYVDILQVGSRNMYDQDLLATVARKGKPVMYKRHFGASMEEFLSFAEYIAAEGNKDIILCERGIVPVGKGKNFTRYNLDLAAVPVALKETYLPIMVDPSHATGRRDLIYSMSCAAMAAGANGLMIEVHTNPAEALVDASQMITPPELKELINTCRQINKLVKKH, from the coding sequence ATGATTATCATGAAAAAGGATGCCACCCCGGAAGAACTAGAAAACGTAATTGCCGAAGTTCGCCGCTGCGGTCTCAAGACCGACATCTCAAAGGGAGAGTTCCGGACTATTATCGGCCTGATAGGAGATGAAAAATCAATCCCGTTTGCTTACTTTTCCAGCTTGCCCGGCGTCAAGGAAGCCCGTATGGTAGAAACCCCTTACAAGCTTATCAGCCGCGAGTACTCAAACCTGTGGCAGGCTGAGGGGCTGACCCGTGAAATAAAAGTAAAAGATATAACTATCGGCGGGGACGAGCCGGTCTTCATTGCCGGGCCTTGTGCAGTGGAAAGTAAGGAAGCCCTGATGAAGATAGCTGAAGGGGCAAAGATGGCAGGTGCCCAGATACTCAGAGGCGGCGTTTACAAACCCCGTTCATCTGTCCACTCTTTCCAGGGGCTGGGCTCTGCCGGCAAGGATGAAGCCACCGAAGCCCTGTCCTGGCTGAAAGAGGCCGGTGAACGCTTTGAGATGGCGGTAATGACCGAGATACGGGGCGAATCCCAGGCGGATTTGGTTGCCGAATATGTAGATATACTCCAGGTGGGTTCACGCAATATGTATGACCAGGACCTGCTGGCCACAGTGGCCAGAAAAGGCAAACCGGTGATGTACAAACGCCACTTCGGGGCCAGCATGGAAGAATTCCTTTCTTTTGCCGAATATATAGCCGCAGAGGGAAATAAGGATATAATATTATGCGAAAGAGGCATAGTGCCGGTGGGCAAAGGCAAAAACTTCACCCGCTACAACCTGGATTTGGCAGCCGTGCCGGTAGCCCTGAAGGAAACCTATTTGCCCATAATGGTTGACCCCAGCCATGCCACCGGGCGGCGTGACCTGATATACAGCATGAGCTGTGCCGCCATGGCCGCCGGGGCTAACGGACTGATGATTGAGGTACATACCAACCCGGCAGAGGCTCTGGTGGATGCTTCGCAGATGATTACTCCGCCGGAACTGAAAGAGCTTATAAATACCTGCCGCCAGATAAACAAACTGGTGAAAAAACACTAA
- a CDS encoding shikimate dehydrogenase — protein MKTIPDALFGLIGFPVSHSVSPAMQNAAFKHCKLDYLYLTIAAKPEELQNVIASMGPLNIRGLNVTIPHKIEVIKYIDSLDPAAEKIGAVNTIVNENGRLKGYNTDFGGFVRLLEHNRIAPAKQRFTLLGAGGSAHAIALAVCNLGGHLTVLARQEEKAKDLAGKMCLRLSGKTQGLELNDTNLEEALADTDVIVNCTPVGMGNLAGQSLVPPRLLRPDLTVIDAIYNPCKTRLLEDAEKRGARIINGLEMLVWQGAMSFEIWTNQKAPFRLMMKEAELALDENKK, from the coding sequence ATGAAAACCATACCTGATGCATTATTCGGGCTTATTGGTTTCCCGGTAAGTCACTCCGTCTCACCTGCCATGCAGAATGCAGCCTTTAAACACTGCAAGCTGGATTACCTGTATCTGACCATTGCGGCCAAACCTGAGGAACTGCAAAACGTAATTGCCAGCATGGGGCCTTTAAATATACGCGGCTTAAATGTGACCATACCCCATAAAATAGAAGTCATAAAGTATATTGACAGCCTTGACCCGGCCGCCGAAAAGATAGGTGCGGTAAATACCATTGTGAATGAAAACGGCCGGCTGAAGGGGTATAACACCGACTTCGGCGGGTTTGTGCGCTTGCTGGAGCATAACCGTATAGCCCCCGCCAAGCAGCGTTTTACCCTGCTGGGGGCAGGAGGCAGCGCCCATGCTATTGCCCTGGCTGTTTGCAATCTGGGCGGACACCTGACTGTACTTGCCCGCCAGGAGGAAAAAGCCAAAGATTTGGCTGGTAAAATGTGCCTGCGTCTCAGCGGCAAAACCCAGGGGCTGGAACTGAACGATACAAATCTGGAAGAAGCCTTAGCCGATACTGATGTTATCGTGAACTGCACGCCGGTGGGCATGGGAAATCTGGCAGGCCAGAGCCTTGTACCCCCCCGCCTCCTCCGCCCTGACCTGACCGTCATAGATGCTATTTATAATCCCTGCAAAACCCGCCTGCTGGAAGATGCCGAAAAGAGAGGCGCCAGAATAATAAACGGGCTGGAAATGCTGGTCTGGCAGGGGGCTATGTCATTTGAAATCTGGACAAACCAGAAAGCCCCTTTCCGGTTAATGATGAAAGAAGCAGAGCTGGCCTTAGATGAAAATAAAAAATAA
- the aroD gene encoding type I 3-dehydroquinate dehydratase → MKNPPVCCVITRLPEAESLKKSEGAAFYELRLDLLGESWREAAAMLDKPFMATCRRSAEGGSFSGSEEERIGLLEKAAAAGAFMLDIEYSTPHLGEVLKRLRTQSKCLVSHHNFADTPSAGDLKTLVKDMLNYPADIYKVITTATSINDNIKLLNLIKEIPDKKIVAFAMGNLGILSRILCPLAGSPFTYASLNDSNQSASGQMTLAQMIEIYRSVNYENHT, encoded by the coding sequence ATGAAAAACCCGCCCGTCTGCTGCGTAATCACCCGGCTGCCGGAGGCCGAAAGCCTGAAAAAAAGCGAAGGTGCGGCCTTTTATGAACTAAGGCTGGACCTGCTGGGTGAAAGCTGGCGGGAAGCTGCGGCTATGCTTGATAAACCATTTATGGCCACCTGCCGCAGGTCTGCCGAAGGGGGCAGTTTTAGCGGCAGCGAAGAAGAACGGATAGGGCTGCTTGAAAAAGCCGCCGCAGCCGGTGCATTTATGCTGGATATTGAGTACTCCACCCCCCATCTGGGTGAAGTACTTAAGCGGCTCAGAACGCAATCAAAGTGTCTGGTGTCCCACCATAATTTTGCTGACACTCCCTCCGCCGGTGATTTGAAGACACTGGTAAAGGATATGCTCAACTACCCGGCGGATATATATAAGGTAATTACCACTGCTACCTCAATAAATGATAATATAAAGCTGCTTAATCTGATAAAGGAGATACCGGATAAAAAGATTGTCGCTTTTGCTATGGGGAATCTGGGCATTCTGAGCCGCATACTCTGCCCGCTGGCCGGAAGCCCTTTTACCTACGCCAGCCTGAATGACAGCAATCAGTCAGCATCAGGTCAGATGACCCTGGCGCAGATGATTGAAATCTACCGGTCAGTGAACTATGAAAACCATACCTGA
- the rpsG gene encoding 30S ribosomal protein S7 has protein sequence MPRRARKFKRAVAPDSRYNSLMLSNFINKLMMHGQKATAQRIVYDAIDIMGKQENKEGLAVFEQGLKNATPFIEVKPRRVGGATYQVPIEVRPDRAQTMAMRWIIKAARKRTGKSMAERLAAEMLEASREQGAAVKKREETHKMAEANRAFVHYRW, from the coding sequence ATGCCTAGAAGAGCACGAAAATTTAAAAGAGCAGTTGCCCCGGATTCCAGGTATAACAGCCTGATGCTTTCCAATTTTATAAACAAGCTTATGATGCACGGCCAGAAGGCCACCGCCCAGAGGATTGTTTATGATGCAATTGACATAATGGGTAAACAGGAAAATAAAGAAGGTTTGGCTGTGTTTGAGCAGGGTCTCAAAAATGCCACTCCTTTTATTGAGGTTAAACCCCGCCGTGTAGGCGGTGCTACTTATCAGGTGCCTATTGAGGTTCGCCCTGACCGCGCCCAGACTATGGCTATGCGCTGGATTATCAAAGCTGCCCGCAAACGGACCGGCAAGTCCATGGCTGAGCGGCTGGCAGCTGAGATGCTGGAAGCCTCACGCGAGCAGGGTGCTGCTGTTAAGAAAAGGGAAGAGACCCACAAGATGGCCGAGGCCAACCGTGCTTTCGTCCATTACAGGTGGTAG
- the aroB gene encoding 3-dehydroquinate synthase: MKSIGLNLSGREYKILIGSDLLAETADLLKQAIPCDRVVVITNIDINRLYGKKLKKHLESKGIGSLFLELPEGEIHKSLDMASHIYPQLINHFAERNTPILALGGGVIGDLSGFVAATYQRGVPLVHLPTSLLSQVDSSIGGKVAVNHGGIKNIVGSFYQPRLVISDISCLKTLPEKEFACGMAEIIKSAAIGSSELFKQLETNTPAIKDRSPEIMEDIISQTAAIKAGIVCQDETDRGIRNILNFGHTLGHALESTSSFSQSHGAAVAIGMCFASRLSVKLGLCENETVLRLEKLIADFGLPTRPQDIDPEKIIDAMHHDKKVSDGRIRFILLKRPGEPLIAENILRADVISILEEMK; this comes from the coding sequence TTGAAAAGTATAGGGCTTAATCTAAGCGGGCGTGAATACAAGATACTCATAGGAAGTGATTTGCTGGCTGAAACAGCAGACCTGCTGAAGCAGGCCATACCCTGTGACCGGGTAGTGGTCATAACCAATATAGATATAAACAGGCTTTACGGCAAAAAGCTGAAAAAGCACCTTGAATCAAAGGGCATAGGCAGCCTGTTTCTGGAACTGCCTGAGGGCGAAATACATAAGTCACTGGATATGGCTTCCCATATATATCCCCAGCTGATAAACCACTTTGCCGAAAGGAATACTCCCATACTGGCTTTGGGCGGCGGGGTCATAGGCGACCTGAGCGGGTTTGTGGCGGCCACCTACCAGCGGGGCGTTCCGCTGGTACACCTGCCTACCAGTTTGCTGTCACAGGTAGATTCCAGTATCGGCGGCAAAGTGGCAGTCAACCACGGCGGAATCAAAAATATTGTGGGCAGTTTTTATCAGCCGAGGCTGGTTATTTCAGATATAAGCTGCCTGAAAACCCTGCCCGAAAAAGAGTTTGCCTGCGGCATGGCGGAAATAATAAAGAGTGCGGCTATTGGCAGCAGTGAACTGTTCAAGCAGCTTGAGACAAACACCCCGGCTATCAAAGACCGCTCTCCGGAGATAATGGAAGATATAATAAGCCAGACTGCCGCCATCAAAGCCGGTATAGTCTGCCAGGACGAAACTGACCGCGGCATCAGAAACATACTGAATTTCGGTCACACTTTGGGGCATGCTTTGGAAAGCACTTCTTCTTTCAGCCAGAGCCACGGGGCAGCGGTAGCTATAGGTATGTGCTTTGCCTCAAGGCTTTCGGTAAAACTGGGTTTATGTGAAAATGAGACTGTACTGCGGCTGGAAAAACTGATAGCTGATTTCGGTCTGCCCACCCGCCCCCAAGATATAGACCCCGAAAAAATTATAGATGCCATGCACCATGATAAAAAGGTATCTGACGGACGTATCCGTTTCATCCTCCTGAAAAGGCCGGGAGAACCTTTGATAGCTGAAAACATTTTGAGGGCAGACGTCATTTCCATACTGGAGGAGATGAAATGA
- the rpsL gene encoding 30S ribosomal protein S12: MPTVNQLVRKGRSSAAKKYKAPALHYSFNSLRNKVAFGDGSPQKRGVCTQVKTTTPKKPNSALRKIARVRLSNHMEVTAYIPGEGHNLQEHSVVLIRGGRVPDLPGVRYHIIRGTLDTAGVANRQQGRSRYGAKKGKAAPAKKK, from the coding sequence ATGCCAACGGTTAATCAGCTAGTAAGAAAAGGGCGCTCAAGTGCGGCCAAGAAGTACAAAGCACCTGCGCTGCATTACAGTTTCAATTCTCTGCGCAACAAGGTAGCCTTCGGTGACGGTTCCCCCCAGAAGAGGGGCGTCTGCACCCAGGTAAAGACCACTACCCCCAAAAAGCCGAATTCGGCTTTGCGCAAGATTGCCAGAGTAAGGCTGAGCAACCATATGGAAGTTACCGCATATATCCCCGGTGAAGGCCATAACCTTCAGGAACACTCTGTGGTTCTGATACGTGGTGGCCGCGTTCCTGACTTACCGGGTGTTCGTTATCACATCATTCGCGGTACCCTTGATACCGCAGGTGTGGCAAATCGGCAGCAGGGCCGCAGCAGATACGGCGCCAAAAAGGGCAAAGCCGCTCCTGCCAAGAAGAAATAA